Proteins encoded by one window of Kribbella flavida DSM 17836:
- a CDS encoding response regulator transcription factor — translation MADHGQYDDPDAGRRLRVVLADDQALLRGAFRTLLDSTDDIAVVGEAGDGEEAVALTRRTHPDVVVMDIQMPGMDGLTATAQICADPDLRASRVLILTTYETDEYVAQALRAGASGFIGKGIDADGLIDAVRTIADGDALLSPAATRSLVARFLATPVDTAPRDVERLVALTPREREMVALVATGLSNLEIADRMYVSPFTVRAHVQRAMTKLEARDRAQLVAIAYRTGLARGYPDGKPDPV, via the coding sequence ACGACCAGGCATTGCTGCGGGGTGCCTTCCGTACTCTGCTGGACAGCACCGACGACATCGCCGTCGTCGGCGAGGCCGGCGATGGCGAGGAGGCCGTGGCGCTGACCCGCCGCACACACCCGGACGTGGTCGTCATGGACATCCAGATGCCTGGCATGGACGGACTCACCGCCACCGCGCAGATCTGCGCCGACCCGGACCTACGCGCCAGCCGCGTGCTGATCCTCACCACCTACGAGACCGACGAGTACGTCGCGCAAGCGCTGCGGGCAGGGGCGAGCGGATTCATCGGCAAGGGGATAGACGCCGACGGACTGATCGATGCCGTCCGCACGATCGCCGACGGCGACGCCCTCCTGTCCCCAGCCGCGACCCGATCGCTGGTCGCCCGTTTCCTCGCCACCCCCGTCGACACCGCGCCGCGCGACGTCGAACGGCTGGTCGCGCTCACTCCACGCGAGCGCGAGATGGTTGCTCTCGTCGCGACGGGGCTGTCGAACCTCGAGATCGCAGATCGGATGTACGTCAGCCCTTTCACCGTTCGCGCTCACGTGCAGCGCGCCATGACGAAGCTGGAAGCACGAGACCGCGCGCAACTCGTCGCCATCGCCTACCGAACCGGCCTGGCACGCGGCTACCCCGACGGCAAGCCAGATCCCGTATAG
- a CDS encoding RNA polymerase sigma factor codes for MTPEHTAEFRGALRQAADDLLAYFERRVSIRDDAADLLGETMLQAWRRAGDLPPTAERRRMWLFTIAANVLGNHRRSARRRTALAGRVRQQLATSNEPDHAEADAVRDAVLRLGSAQRDLVLLVHWDGFSIVEAAEILGLNPSTARGRYAAARDALRTALSPTAAST; via the coding sequence ATGACGCCTGAGCACACTGCTGAGTTTCGCGGTGCTCTGCGGCAGGCGGCCGACGACCTGCTTGCCTATTTCGAGCGGCGGGTAAGCATCCGCGACGACGCCGCGGACCTGCTCGGCGAAACCATGCTTCAGGCGTGGCGCCGGGCAGGCGACCTGCCACCTACGGCGGAGCGGCGCCGGATGTGGTTGTTCACGATCGCCGCGAACGTGCTCGGAAATCACCGTCGCTCCGCGCGGCGGCGCACCGCACTGGCCGGCCGGGTCCGCCAGCAGCTGGCAACGAGCAACGAACCGGACCACGCCGAGGCAGACGCGGTCCGGGACGCGGTGCTCCGGCTGGGGTCCGCTCAACGGGACCTGGTGCTGTTGGTCCACTGGGACGGCTTCAGCATCGTCGAGGCCGCGGAAATCCTCGGCCTGAACCCATCCACCGCCAGAGGCCGATACGCCGCGGCGCGTGACGCGCTCCGCACCGCTCTCAGCCCGACTGCAGCCAGCACCTGA
- a CDS encoding RNA polymerase sigma factor, with protein sequence MSNHSRAPDREARFTALYEAAYADLIRFARRRADRSRAEDIVAEAFLVAWRRLDDVPRHPADARAWLFGITRHTLLNARRGADRQQAVAVRLAEAAPTPQHDGDAELVASQVDLAAAWNRLSAIHQEALALAVLEGLAAPQAAVVLGISPVAFRLRLSRARRALRFHLDHFPRTAPAEAGIGERNGS encoded by the coding sequence ATGAGCAACCATTCACGCGCTCCCGACCGCGAGGCTCGATTCACCGCGCTCTACGAGGCTGCGTACGCGGACCTGATCCGGTTCGCGCGGCGTCGGGCGGATCGTAGCCGCGCCGAGGACATCGTCGCGGAGGCGTTCCTGGTCGCCTGGCGCCGACTGGACGACGTACCACGACATCCGGCGGATGCACGCGCGTGGCTGTTCGGGATCACCCGGCACACCCTCCTGAACGCACGCCGCGGCGCCGACCGCCAGCAAGCGGTCGCCGTCCGGCTCGCAGAGGCGGCTCCGACCCCGCAGCACGACGGCGACGCCGAGCTGGTGGCCAGCCAGGTCGATCTTGCGGCGGCCTGGAACCGGCTCTCAGCCATCCACCAGGAAGCACTCGCCCTTGCGGTTCTAGAGGGTCTCGCGGCACCTCAAGCCGCGGTGGTGCTCGGGATCTCACCTGTGGCGTTCCGACTTCGCCTCAGTCGCGCTCGGCGTGCCCTGCGGTTCCACCTCGATCACTTCCCCCGCACTGCGCCCGCCGAAGCGGGCATCGGCGAAAGGAACGGCTCATGA
- a CDS encoding alpha/beta fold hydrolase, whose product MVLPAEVIAPVWIEVREGHRLAVRRQGAGGVPLLLIHGFPCTSRIWSHNLVPLAEAGFDVVAPDLRGYGDSDFAPDDFYDFNAFTTDLTGLFDTLGWDRAVVAGHDLGAMIAIDLANRHPDRVDRLVILDDSMPDLKDAFAAAGIPPLDLKPAVYDYQRRQGHHADALVAELDTPERRRRYVAEFYGHRLWCPPDAFGEEDLAFLTEPYGDAARLRASFVDYEIVMGTRPLSAPEMTDRPVRQSTLVLIGEDQVTVGDHIEERCAIAFPEAVGPFWVKGAGHFMPWERPDTVNRAIRSFCGDLLVARNQPVLSLG is encoded by the coding sequence ATGGTTCTTCCTGCTGAGGTCATTGCGCCGGTGTGGATCGAGGTTCGTGAGGGGCACCGCCTGGCGGTGCGCCGTCAGGGAGCCGGTGGTGTGCCGCTGCTGCTCATCCACGGGTTTCCCTGCACGAGCCGCATCTGGTCGCACAATCTCGTCCCCTTGGCTGAGGCGGGGTTCGACGTCGTCGCGCCGGACCTGCGCGGCTACGGTGACTCCGATTTCGCGCCGGACGACTTCTACGACTTCAACGCGTTCACCACCGACCTGACCGGCCTGTTCGACACGCTCGGCTGGGACCGCGCGGTCGTCGCCGGGCATGATCTGGGCGCGATGATCGCCATCGACCTGGCCAACCGCCACCCGGACCGGGTTGACCGCCTGGTGATCCTGGACGACTCCATGCCCGACCTGAAAGACGCGTTCGCGGCGGCGGGGATTCCGCCTCTCGACCTCAAGCCCGCCGTGTACGACTACCAACGCCGTCAAGGCCACCACGCCGACGCCCTGGTCGCCGAGCTGGACACACCTGAGCGGCGGCGGCGTTACGTGGCCGAGTTCTACGGGCACCGCCTGTGGTGTCCGCCCGATGCCTTCGGCGAGGAGGACTTGGCCTTCCTGACCGAGCCGTACGGGGACGCCGCCCGACTGCGCGCCTCCTTCGTCGACTACGAGATCGTCATGGGCACCCGGCCGCTGTCGGCCCCGGAAATGACCGACCGGCCGGTCCGGCAGTCGACGCTGGTGCTGATCGGCGAAGACCAGGTGACCGTAGGCGACCACATCGAGGAGCGGTGTGCGATCGCCTTTCCCGAAGCGGTCGGTCCGTTCTGGGTCAAGGGCGCCGGTCACTTCATGCCCTGGGAGCGGCCCGATACGGTCAACCGCGCCATCCGCTCCTTCTGCGGCGACCTATTGGTCGCCCGAAACCAGCCGGTGCTGTCGTTGGGGTGA
- a CDS encoding GNAT family N-acetyltransferase, with amino-acid sequence MILETTRLRLLPLGPEYAQDLWTVYSDAEVARYVGGDSLTAESTREQTERCARAWAERGYGQSAVIWKETGQLVGRIGLSDWPEWREVELGYALSRSAQGRGLAREGARAWIDWATANITHDYLTAVIHPNNAPSARLAEHLGFTLGRQDTTNGTDVNVFYLHLRS; translated from the coding sequence ATGATCTTGGAAACGACCCGCCTAAGACTGTTGCCGCTCGGACCGGAGTACGCACAAGATCTGTGGACCGTCTACTCCGATGCTGAAGTCGCCCGCTACGTCGGCGGAGACTCACTGACCGCGGAGTCCACCCGCGAGCAGACCGAAAGATGCGCACGCGCGTGGGCCGAGCGCGGCTACGGCCAGAGCGCAGTGATCTGGAAGGAGACCGGCCAACTGGTCGGACGCATCGGGCTCAGCGACTGGCCGGAATGGCGCGAGGTCGAGCTCGGCTACGCCCTCAGCCGATCCGCTCAAGGCCGAGGACTAGCCAGAGAGGGCGCGAGAGCATGGATTGACTGGGCGACCGCCAACATCACCCACGACTATCTGACCGCAGTCATCCACCCCAACAACGCCCCGAGCGCCCGCTTGGCCGAACACCTCGGCTTCACCCTAGGCCGCCAAGACACGACCAACGGCACAGACGTCAACGTCTTCTACCTCCATCTCCGCAGCTGA